Proteins encoded within one genomic window of Dyadobacter chenhuakuii:
- a CDS encoding DUF4249 domain-containing protein yields the protein MDSCIEPFSPPEVNSVENHLVVDGFLNVGKDTSRIELRRTQNVNQTAGPTIESNATVSVESESGEVNAFTESRAGLYELPPRPYNTADKYRIRIKTQDGNEYLSDYVTVSVTPAIDSLTTKFDNFQDAMIFYVNAHDAQGKTQFYRWKFEETWEYRAAYQTGIEVIDKKYVSRTKDINQCWGNMRSGSILLGTTVKLSSDIIKDLPLFKVPVSTNKLYIKYSVLVRQYGLSRPAFEYWTALSKTTQGTGSLFDPQPSQVTGNIKNTKDGKELVFGYFSASTEETKRLTITPKLGRFPTCMMPDTFDVVCNPMSSRQCGLETTSLLLSYTGLRGEFLLGAPPSCTDCREQGGTLEKPKFW from the coding sequence ATGGATAGCTGCATTGAGCCGTTCTCTCCGCCTGAGGTCAATTCTGTTGAAAATCATTTGGTTGTGGATGGATTTCTGAATGTGGGGAAAGACACCAGCCGGATAGAACTTAGGAGAACGCAAAATGTAAATCAAACGGCCGGCCCGACGATCGAATCCAATGCAACTGTTTCGGTCGAATCGGAATCGGGAGAAGTGAATGCGTTTACTGAGTCACGTGCGGGCTTGTATGAGCTTCCACCCCGGCCATACAATACCGCCGACAAATACCGGATCCGGATCAAGACGCAGGATGGAAATGAATATTTATCTGATTACGTGACGGTTAGCGTTACACCTGCCATCGACAGCCTGACCACCAAGTTTGACAACTTCCAGGATGCAATGATATTTTACGTAAACGCCCACGATGCGCAGGGAAAGACACAGTTTTACCGCTGGAAATTTGAAGAAACCTGGGAATATCGCGCGGCCTACCAAACGGGCATCGAAGTGATTGACAAGAAATATGTTTCCCGGACGAAAGACATTAATCAATGTTGGGGAAATATGCGCTCGGGAAGCATTCTGTTGGGGACAACAGTGAAACTTTCCAGTGACATTATCAAAGATCTGCCACTTTTCAAAGTCCCTGTTTCGACTAATAAACTTTACATTAAATACAGCGTACTGGTGCGGCAGTATGGCCTTTCCAGGCCTGCGTTCGAATACTGGACGGCACTTTCCAAAACCACGCAGGGAACAGGAAGCCTTTTTGATCCCCAACCTTCGCAGGTTACCGGCAATATCAAAAACACCAAGGACGGAAAAGAACTCGTGTTTGGGTATTTCAGCGCATCAACCGAAGAAACAAAAAGGCTTACGATCACCCCGAAGCTTGGAAGATTCCCGACCTGCATGATGCCCGATACATTTGACGTAGTATGCAACCCCATGAGCAGCAGGCAATGCGGGCTCGAAACTACCTCATTATTACTGTCATACACAGGCCTGAGGGGAGAATTCCTCCTGGGCGCCCCGCCCAGCTGCACCGACTGCCGGGAGCAGGGCGGGACATTGGAAAAACCCAAATTCTGGTAA
- a CDS encoding LytR/AlgR family response regulator transcription factor — MKTTLMNPFSWTAEPADVDNAHLIAVHMHGKILWVSAQEITFLEGEGNYTYIHTRQGKKYLVSKTLKVVVEILNVDFIRIHKSYIVNPMYITAQIEPDTLLLSCGRKVPIARRRMREIHEMLAGESLAA; from the coding sequence ATGAAAACAACTTTAATGAATCCATTCTCCTGGACAGCCGAACCCGCCGACGTTGACAATGCTCACCTCATTGCAGTGCACATGCACGGCAAGATCTTGTGGGTTTCTGCACAAGAGATCACGTTTCTGGAAGGGGAAGGGAACTACACTTACATTCATACGCGTCAGGGCAAGAAATACCTGGTGTCCAAAACGCTGAAAGTAGTGGTGGAGATTTTGAATGTCGATTTTATCCGGATCCACAAATCATACATTGTTAATCCAATGTACATTACGGCACAAATCGAACCTGACACGCTGTTGCTAAGCTGCGGACGGAAGGTGCCCATTGCAAGAAGAAGAATGCGTGAAATCCATGAAATGCTTGCGGGTGAATCCCTGGCAGCGTAA
- a CDS encoding sensor histidine kinase translates to MIKHYRFQHIGQLIWLSLFGRWMFVLLVPWFVPTISYLLIGDPYFASIPNFILGTLMVLAMTILAFIPHDWAAQYIAQTYPSIHSSLKRAVYTALSFCVLTGVYVTTYGLFIIHFRPLNAQLDFGKMINVYLFEMLAILLLTCLYEVNYSLRKWKEIKINKEAIKKAGLQGQLQSLKSQVNPHFLFNSLNTLSALIHDEPARAEQFVDEMAKVYRYLLQTNQHELTTLATEIRFIKSYYHLLRTRYDTGLELVINVSDSALNKYIPPLTLQLLVENAVKHNTILEKNPLLIAITSIDNDQLEVRNNLLEKSTRVKSTRLGLANIEAKYRLLSDRQPVIDLSTDHFVVLLPLLMQNPDNQ, encoded by the coding sequence ATGATAAAACATTACAGATTTCAGCACATTGGCCAGCTGATATGGTTGAGCCTCTTTGGCAGGTGGATGTTTGTCCTGCTTGTGCCCTGGTTTGTGCCCACGATCAGTTATTTGCTCATCGGTGATCCTTATTTTGCGAGCATTCCAAATTTTATTTTGGGTACATTAATGGTCTTGGCTATGACCATTCTGGCATTTATTCCGCATGATTGGGCGGCGCAATATATTGCTCAGACATATCCATCCATCCATTCGTCACTGAAAAGAGCAGTGTACACCGCGCTCTCATTTTGCGTCCTTACGGGCGTCTATGTGACGACATATGGCCTATTCATCATTCATTTCCGGCCATTGAATGCACAATTGGATTTCGGGAAAATGATAAATGTGTATTTGTTTGAAATGCTGGCGATCCTGCTTTTGACCTGTTTGTACGAAGTAAATTATTCGCTGCGGAAATGGAAAGAGATCAAGATCAATAAAGAAGCCATCAAAAAGGCCGGATTACAGGGACAGCTCCAAAGTCTGAAAAGCCAGGTTAACCCGCATTTCTTGTTTAATAGTCTGAATACACTTTCGGCACTCATCCATGACGAGCCTGCCCGGGCCGAGCAGTTTGTGGATGAAATGGCGAAGGTTTACCGTTATCTGCTGCAAACCAACCAGCACGAGCTCACGACGCTGGCCACCGAAATCCGTTTTATCAAATCATATTATCACCTCTTGCGGACCAGATACGATACGGGCCTGGAACTCGTCATCAATGTGAGCGACAGCGCTTTAAACAAATATATTCCGCCTTTAACATTGCAATTACTGGTTGAGAATGCCGTAAAACACAATACGATTCTGGAAAAAAATCCGCTTCTGATAGCCATTACTTCGATCGACAATGACCAGCTGGAAGTGCGTAATAACCTTTTGGAAAAATCAACCCGCGTAAAATCAACCCGGCTGGGGCTTGCCAATATTGAGGCTAAATACAGGCTGCTATCCGACAGGCAGCCCGTGATCGACCTGAGCACCGACCACTTTGTCGTACTGTTGCCCTTGCTTATGCAAAATCCTGATAACCAATGA
- a CDS encoding sensor histidine kinase, translating into MMRIRFRYFDKYFDTLRKNRLNFFILVLVIPWLVPVVGYLMWGSIYFSDLRVFLGGSFINLILCLIANHINQIIAIIIAKIYPDTHQSVFRVVFWFVLYSIVNVCILMAVLLAYDRIHLFGFSIQRERAMWSVFLLLAASLIGAGLTELAYTFMQWKTNQDELQQMEQRQLLSELEVVKQQVNPHFLFNCLNSLSVLISESPATAEKFVDEMSKVYRYLLSVNGPDRETNMVTLDAELRYIRSYIYLLETRFENGISISIQAADLYLNGQMAPLTLQTLIDNAIRHNIVSADHPLRIAIRTTATGQLEVVNNLQKRTVRTPFSNAGLATLISRYKMLFNQAGTIQIKEEGSEFTVLLPLIYT; encoded by the coding sequence ATGATGCGAATCCGGTTCAGGTATTTCGATAAGTATTTTGATACGCTTCGAAAAAACCGTCTAAACTTCTTCATTCTTGTATTGGTGATCCCCTGGCTCGTTCCGGTGGTAGGTTACCTGATGTGGGGAAGCATTTACTTTTCGGACCTGCGGGTTTTCCTGGGCGGGAGCTTTATTAACCTTATACTCTGCCTGATAGCCAATCACATCAATCAGATCATCGCCATTATCATTGCCAAAATATATCCCGACACACACCAGTCCGTTTTCCGCGTGGTGTTCTGGTTTGTGCTTTATTCAATTGTTAATGTTTGTATTCTGATGGCGGTGCTGCTGGCCTATGATCGGATTCATTTATTTGGCTTTTCGATCCAGCGTGAACGGGCCATGTGGTCTGTATTCCTGCTTCTTGCGGCTTCGCTGATCGGTGCGGGGCTTACGGAACTGGCCTATACATTCATGCAGTGGAAAACCAATCAGGACGAATTGCAGCAGATGGAACAGCGGCAATTGCTTTCCGAGCTGGAAGTGGTCAAACAGCAGGTTAACCCTCATTTTTTATTCAATTGCCTTAACTCCCTGTCTGTACTGATCTCAGAGTCGCCTGCTACGGCTGAGAAATTCGTGGACGAGATGTCCAAAGTTTACCGCTATCTGCTGAGTGTCAACGGCCCCGACCGTGAAACAAACATGGTTACGCTCGACGCCGAGCTTCGTTACATCCGCTCGTACATTTACTTACTGGAGACGCGTTTTGAAAACGGCATAAGCATTTCCATTCAAGCCGCTGATCTGTATTTGAATGGTCAAATGGCGCCCTTAACATTGCAAACATTGATCGATAATGCGATCCGGCACAACATTGTTTCCGCCGACCATCCATTGCGGATTGCTATCCGGACCACCGCCACCGGCCAGCTGGAAGTGGTCAATAATTTGCAAAAAAGGACCGTGCGCACGCCATTCAGCAATGCCGGTCTGGCCACATTGATATCACGCTATAAAATGCTTTTCAACCAGGCTGGAACCATTCAGATCAAGGAAGAAGGATCAGAATTCACAGTGCTTTTGCCCCTGATCTATACATGA
- a CDS encoding type II toxin-antitoxin system VapC family toxin, translating into MGKRYLIDTNVVTKYLTEELSENGLDLIDSIIDAGDAQISVISRIELLGFAPKSDHLAQFIKQFLQISNEFGIAEDIVQKTIEIRKAYRIKIPDAIIAATALTSDLILLSDNDSDFGKVSGLKYINPRKYT; encoded by the coding sequence ATGGGAAAGAGATATCTGATTGACACGAATGTTGTTACAAAATATTTAACCGAAGAACTTTCCGAGAATGGTCTTGATCTGATCGATTCGATAATAGATGCAGGCGACGCCCAAATCTCCGTTATATCCCGGATTGAATTATTAGGCTTTGCCCCAAAAAGCGATCATCTCGCCCAGTTTATAAAGCAGTTCCTACAAATTTCCAATGAATTTGGCATTGCCGAGGATATCGTGCAAAAGACGATTGAAATACGAAAAGCTTATAGGATCAAAATTCCCGATGCAATCATTGCTGCGACCGCATTAACAAGCGACCTGATCCTGCTTTCGGATAATGATTCGGATTTCGGAAAAGTGTCTGGGTTAAAATACATTAACCCAAGAAAATACACTTAG
- a CDS encoding LytR/AlgR family response regulator transcription factor codes for MNILIVEDEKLAVRKLTKLLEETAPEFVIKGITPSIEATVEWISENRETGSAEPDIIFLDIELADGQSFEIFNRIEIRSTVIFTTSYDEYALQAFKVNSIDYLLKPVQQEDLQRSIRKFYDLTGNQRKPEMPALPANLENILKNLQLQQPAADYRKRFLVKQGARMMSVEISEIAYFYIEDGVSFFKNQQGQKFVVDYRMDELELFLDPDRFFRINRGLIVTHQSVTQIQPYYNNRLALTLKPTFEKESIVSREKTNDFKKWMGK; via the coding sequence ATGAATATCTTAATTGTTGAAGACGAGAAGCTTGCCGTGCGCAAACTCACAAAACTGCTGGAAGAGACCGCTCCGGAATTTGTAATCAAAGGCATTACACCCAGCATTGAAGCCACGGTGGAATGGATTTCGGAAAACCGCGAAACCGGCAGCGCCGAGCCGGACATTATTTTTCTGGACATTGAGCTGGCAGATGGGCAAAGCTTTGAAATATTTAACCGTATAGAAATCAGGAGCACCGTGATTTTCACAACATCCTATGACGAATATGCATTACAGGCATTCAAGGTCAACAGCATTGATTATCTGCTGAAACCCGTGCAGCAGGAAGATCTGCAACGCAGCATCAGGAAGTTCTACGACCTCACCGGAAACCAGCGGAAACCAGAAATGCCAGCATTGCCTGCTAACCTGGAAAACATCCTCAAAAACCTGCAATTACAACAGCCAGCCGCGGATTACCGCAAACGTTTTCTGGTGAAGCAGGGTGCAAGGATGATGTCGGTCGAGATTTCGGAAATCGCTTACTTTTATATTGAAGACGGGGTTAGTTTCTTCAAAAACCAGCAGGGTCAGAAGTTCGTCGTGGATTATCGCATGGATGAATTGGAGCTGTTTCTCGATCCCGACCGCTTCTTCCGCATCAACCGCGGCCTCATCGTCACGCACCAATCCGTAACCCAGATCCAACCCTACTACAACAACCGCCTGGCCCTGACATTAAAACCAACCTTCGAAAAAGAATCCATCGTAAGCCGCGAAAAGACGAACGATTTTAAGAAATGGATGGGGAAGTAA
- the abc-f gene encoding ribosomal protection-like ABC-F family protein, giving the protein MLFLQGVAYAHPNRDLLLSNINLSINRHEKIALIGNNGSGKSTLLKMLAGQLLPSEGLVKAESEPYYVPQIFGQFNDHSVAKALGVEGKINALRAILDGNVTGENLALLNDDWAIEERCCEAFAHWQLGALDLMQKMETLSGGQKTKVFLAGIMVNQPEIVLLDEPSNHLDAAGRAILSDYIKTTSNTLVVVSHDRTLLNLLQAVYELSKHGITVYGGNYDFYAEQKSIEKEALNHDLKSKEKALRKARETERESLERQQKLDSRGKKLQEKAGLPRISMNTLKNNAEKSTSKMKDVHAGKVDAIAQELSQLRTEAVDVDTMKIGFDDSSLHKGKILVSAEHIQAGYDNKLLWKEPLSMQITSGERIAIKGHNGSGKTTLINLMLGNLEPRSGNIYRAVDQCIYIDQDYSLIHNHLSIYEQAQRYNSGHLQEHEVKIRLNRFLFTKNEWEKRCENLSGGEKMRLILCCLTISNQSPDMIILDEPTNNLDIKNIEILTTAVNEYRGTLLVISHDAYFLSQINIERTIELT; this is encoded by the coding sequence ATGCTTTTTCTCCAAGGTGTCGCGTATGCGCACCCTAACAGGGATTTATTGCTTTCCAATATAAATCTCTCTATCAATCGACATGAAAAAATTGCCCTGATCGGCAATAATGGCTCGGGAAAATCCACGCTGCTGAAAATGCTTGCGGGCCAACTGCTCCCTTCCGAAGGACTTGTCAAAGCTGAATCCGAACCCTATTATGTTCCGCAGATCTTCGGTCAGTTCAATGATCATTCCGTTGCGAAAGCGCTGGGTGTTGAGGGAAAAATCAATGCTTTAAGGGCCATTCTGGATGGAAATGTCACCGGAGAAAATCTCGCGTTGCTAAACGATGACTGGGCCATTGAGGAACGTTGTTGCGAAGCATTTGCACATTGGCAGTTGGGTGCATTGGATCTCATGCAAAAAATGGAAACGCTCAGCGGCGGCCAAAAGACAAAGGTTTTTCTGGCCGGAATCATGGTTAACCAGCCGGAAATAGTGCTTCTGGACGAGCCCAGCAATCATTTGGATGCTGCGGGCAGGGCTATTCTTTCTGATTATATCAAAACAACATCAAACACCCTTGTGGTGGTAAGCCATGACCGCACGCTGCTTAATCTGCTTCAAGCCGTGTATGAATTATCCAAACACGGCATAACGGTGTATGGCGGCAATTATGATTTTTATGCAGAACAAAAAAGCATTGAGAAAGAAGCATTAAACCATGATTTGAAAAGTAAGGAAAAAGCATTGCGTAAAGCCAGAGAAACCGAAAGGGAATCTCTGGAACGGCAGCAAAAGCTGGATTCGCGGGGCAAAAAATTGCAGGAAAAAGCAGGGCTGCCCAGGATTTCCATGAACACATTGAAGAATAATGCTGAGAAAAGCACTTCGAAAATGAAGGACGTGCACGCCGGCAAAGTGGATGCCATCGCCCAGGAACTGAGCCAACTGCGCACTGAAGCGGTGGATGTGGATACAATGAAAATCGGTTTTGATGATTCCAGCCTCCATAAAGGGAAAATACTGGTGTCGGCGGAGCACATTCAGGCCGGATATGACAACAAGTTGCTGTGGAAAGAACCACTCAGCATGCAGATCACCAGCGGCGAACGCATTGCCATCAAAGGCCATAACGGGTCAGGCAAGACAACATTGATTAACCTCATGCTGGGAAATCTGGAACCACGCTCGGGGAACATTTACCGTGCTGTTGATCAGTGTATTTACATTGATCAGGACTATTCTTTAATTCATAACCATCTGAGCATTTACGAACAGGCGCAGCGCTATAATTCGGGGCATTTGCAGGAACATGAGGTAAAAATTCGGCTTAACCGGTTTTTATTCACGAAAAATGAATGGGAAAAGCGATGCGAAAACCTTAGCGGAGGAGAAAAAATGCGCCTCATTCTCTGCTGCCTGACGATCAGCAACCAATCGCCGGACATGATTATCCTTGACGAGCCAACAAATAATCTGGACATAAAGAACATTGAAATCCTGACCACAGCAGTGAATGAGTATCGCGGCACATTGCTCGTCATCTCGCACGACGCTTATTTTCTATCCCAAATCAACATTGAAAGGACAATTGAGCTGACATGA
- a CDS encoding ATP-binding cassette domain-containing protein has product MNYKQKAMYQEFIEIRGARENNLKNVSLRIPKRKITIFTGVSGSGKSSIVFDTIATEAQRQLNENFSMFIRNFLPKYAQPHADAIENLSMAIVVDQRRLGGNSHSTLGTITDISPVLRLLFSRIGKPHIGNSNAFSFNDPQGMCPECNGIGKKMGVVADSFLDMSKSLNEGAVQVPVFATWEKSSYASSGFFDNDKKLSDFTDEEMKLLLYGKDLKYKLQVGGGTMNATYLGVIEKFEKSYIKRDIKTLSERTQKSVAPYIALKPCPSCHGARLSQAALNCKIDGRNIAEMSAMEVSELVSLISKIKDPLAASMVATLSERLQHLVDIGLEYLSLDRETTTLSGGESQRVKMVKHLSSSLIDVMYIFDEPSVGLHPRDVHRLNELLGKLRDKGNTVIVVEHDPDVIKVADHIVDVGPHAGSKGGNIVFEGTYAELVKADTLTGRHIKQSLPLKEKSRKASGKLSVKNAKVNNLHNVSVDIPGGVLTVVTGVAGSGKSSLINHVFLKQHPKAIVIDQSAVGTSTRSNPATYTGVMDDVRKAFAKENGVSASLFSFNSQGACPNCQGLGVIYTDLAFMDGIKTPCEIWQGKRFKEEVLAYKLDGKSISDILEMTVLQALDYFTQKDILHKLQAMSDVGLDYLTLGQPLSTLSGGECQRIKLASELHKKGSIYVLDEPTTGLHMSDITHLLSIMNRLVDAGNTMIVIEHNLDVIKNADWIIDMGPDGGTKGGKVVFEGTPVDLLSAEGSITSLYLKNATA; this is encoded by the coding sequence ATGAATTATAAACAAAAAGCCATGTATCAGGAATTTATTGAAATCCGGGGTGCGCGTGAAAACAATCTGAAAAACGTTTCACTGCGCATTCCAAAACGCAAGATCACCATCTTCACAGGCGTGTCGGGATCGGGAAAATCTTCCATCGTGTTCGATACGATTGCCACGGAGGCGCAACGCCAGCTGAATGAGAATTTCAGCATGTTTATCCGGAATTTTCTTCCCAAATACGCCCAGCCACACGCCGATGCGATTGAAAATCTCAGCATGGCCATTGTGGTCGACCAGAGGAGGTTAGGCGGGAATTCACACTCAACATTGGGCACGATTACGGACATTTCTCCGGTGTTACGCTTGCTGTTTTCCAGGATCGGGAAGCCGCATATCGGGAATTCCAATGCGTTTTCATTCAACGATCCGCAGGGAATGTGCCCGGAATGTAATGGGATAGGAAAAAAAATGGGCGTTGTGGCGGACTCGTTTCTGGACATGTCCAAGTCCCTCAACGAAGGCGCCGTGCAGGTTCCGGTGTTTGCGACCTGGGAAAAAAGCAGTTACGCGAGTTCGGGGTTTTTTGACAATGATAAAAAACTTTCAGATTTCACGGATGAGGAAATGAAGCTGCTGCTCTATGGTAAGGACCTGAAATACAAGTTGCAGGTCGGAGGCGGAACGATGAATGCGACTTACCTGGGTGTGATCGAGAAATTTGAAAAGTCATATATTAAAAGGGACATTAAGACATTATCGGAGCGGACGCAAAAGAGTGTTGCGCCTTACATTGCCCTCAAACCCTGTCCATCCTGCCACGGCGCGCGGCTGAGCCAGGCTGCATTGAACTGTAAAATTGATGGCAGGAATATAGCCGAAATGTCAGCGATGGAAGTGTCGGAACTGGTGTCATTGATCAGTAAAATCAAAGATCCGCTGGCCGCATCCATGGTGGCTACATTATCCGAAAGGTTGCAGCATTTGGTGGACATTGGCCTGGAATATCTGAGCCTGGACCGGGAAACGACCACATTGTCGGGAGGAGAATCACAACGGGTAAAGATGGTTAAGCATCTGAGCAGCAGCTTGATCGATGTTATGTATATCTTCGATGAGCCGAGTGTGGGTTTACATCCGCGTGATGTCCATAGGTTAAACGAACTGCTCGGAAAGTTGCGCGACAAAGGCAATACAGTGATTGTGGTTGAGCATGATCCGGATGTGATTAAAGTGGCTGATCATATCGTAGATGTAGGCCCGCACGCGGGAAGCAAGGGCGGAAACATTGTTTTTGAGGGAACCTATGCTGAGCTTGTCAAGGCAGATACGCTTACCGGTCGCCATATCAAGCAATCGTTGCCGCTCAAAGAAAAATCCCGCAAAGCTTCGGGCAAGCTTTCTGTGAAAAATGCAAAGGTGAATAACTTGCATAATGTAAGTGTGGACATTCCAGGCGGCGTGCTGACAGTGGTTACGGGCGTGGCCGGTTCGGGCAAAAGCTCACTCATTAATCATGTGTTTTTAAAACAACATCCCAAGGCGATCGTCATTGACCAGTCGGCTGTGGGGACATCCACGCGCTCGAACCCTGCCACCTATACGGGCGTCATGGACGATGTGCGCAAGGCATTTGCAAAGGAGAATGGCGTAAGCGCGTCGTTATTCAGCTTCAATTCGCAGGGCGCTTGCCCCAATTGCCAGGGGCTGGGCGTGATTTACACCGATCTGGCCTTCATGGACGGGATCAAAACACCTTGCGAAATTTGGCAAGGGAAGCGTTTCAAGGAGGAAGTGCTGGCTTATAAGCTGGATGGAAAGTCCATTTCCGATATCCTCGAAATGACCGTTTTACAAGCATTGGATTATTTTACACAAAAAGACATTCTGCATAAGTTGCAAGCTATGAGCGATGTAGGGCTTGACTATCTCACGCTCGGCCAGCCGCTCAGCACATTGTCCGGCGGGGAATGTCAGCGCATCAAGCTCGCCAGCGAACTTCATAAAAAAGGCAGCATTTACGTCCTTGACGAGCCTACGACGGGGCTGCATATGTCGGATATAACGCATTTGCTTTCTATCATGAACCGCCTTGTAGACGCCGGAAACACCATGATCGTCATCGAGCATAATCTGGATGTGATCAAGAATGCAGACTGGATCATCGATATGGGGCCGGATGGCGGCACAAAAGGCGGAAAAGTCGTTTTCGAAGGCACGCCTGTCGATTTATTGAGTGCAGAAGGATCCATTACCAGCTTATATCTGAAAAACGCAACGGCCTGA
- a CDS encoding D-2-hydroxyacid dehydrogenase, which translates to MNIVILDGYTLNPGDLDWAPIHKLGHVDIYDRSGEEEIIGRAKEAEALLVNKVVLTEAILDQLPKLKYIGVMATGYNNIDINAARKHNITVTNVKAYGPASVAQQTFALLLAVVNHAELHSQSVFAGDWVASPDFCYWKTPLTELAGKTMGLIGLGDIGSQVAKIALAFGMNVIAYRKHPTPTEGVEMVSLEEVFKKSDVVSLHCPLTDETKEIVNRERLARMKRNAIILNTGRGPLIQEHDLAEALKNGIIAGAGLDVLSTEPPKADNPLLSAPNCIITPHVAWATFEARKRLLQMVANNLESYMHEEPENVVS; encoded by the coding sequence ATGAACATCGTAATTCTTGACGGCTATACCCTTAATCCTGGTGACCTGGACTGGGCACCGATCCATAAGCTGGGGCATGTCGATATTTATGACCGCTCTGGTGAAGAGGAAATTATCGGACGGGCGAAGGAAGCGGAGGCGCTTTTGGTAAATAAAGTCGTGCTGACAGAAGCGATCCTGGATCAACTGCCGAAATTGAAATACATTGGTGTAATGGCGACGGGGTATAATAATATCGATATCAATGCGGCCAGAAAACACAACATTACAGTTACCAATGTGAAGGCATATGGCCCTGCTTCCGTGGCGCAGCAGACATTTGCATTGCTCCTGGCGGTTGTGAACCATGCCGAGCTGCATAGTCAGAGTGTGTTTGCAGGTGATTGGGTGGCCTCACCGGATTTTTGTTATTGGAAAACACCGTTAACCGAACTGGCAGGAAAAACAATGGGATTGATCGGCTTGGGAGACATTGGATCACAGGTTGCGAAAATTGCGCTGGCATTCGGGATGAATGTGATTGCATATAGGAAGCATCCCACGCCAACGGAAGGAGTTGAAATGGTTTCGCTGGAAGAAGTTTTTAAAAAAAGTGATGTAGTAAGCCTGCATTGCCCTTTAACCGACGAAACCAAAGAGATCGTCAACAGAGAGCGGCTCGCCCGCATGAAGCGTAATGCTATCATTCTCAACACCGGGCGCGGCCCGCTTATCCAGGAGCATGACCTTGCAGAAGCACTAAAAAACGGCATCATTGCCGGAGCCGGACTCGACGTATTGTCAACAGAACCACCAAAAGCCGACAATCCCCTCCTATCCGCCCCCAACTGCATCATCACCCCTCACGTTGCCTGGGCCACATTCGAAGCCAGAAAGCGACTCCTCCAAATGGTCGCCAACAACCTCGAAAGCTACATGCACGAAGAACCGGAGAATGTGGTTTCGTAA
- a CDS encoding oxidoreductase — protein sequence MSKTIFITGASRGFGKLWAEALLKRGDKVAASARNIAALDDLVATYGDKILPVQLDVNDRNAVNKAVAQVKEHFGSIDILINNAGYGVFGTVEETTEEQARAQMETNFFGLLWVTQAVLPVMRAQKSGHIIQVSSFLGLTTLPMLGLYNASKFAVEGLSETIASEVAHLGIKFTLIEPNGYATEWAGNSAVQTTSDIADYAPVRAAFAESGENPDGWGKPEATVDAILKVIDSENPPLRLLLGKVAYHGMNQVYTERLKDIQAWKDVSIAAHGH from the coding sequence ATGTCAAAAACCATTTTTATTACCGGCGCATCCAGAGGATTTGGAAAATTATGGGCGGAAGCACTCCTGAAACGCGGAGATAAAGTTGCCGCCAGTGCTCGCAACATTGCAGCCCTGGACGATTTGGTTGCCACGTACGGCGACAAGATCCTGCCCGTTCAGCTCGATGTGAACGACAGAAATGCAGTAAACAAAGCCGTAGCACAGGTTAAAGAGCATTTCGGAAGCATTGATATCCTGATCAATAATGCGGGATACGGGGTGTTTGGGACAGTGGAAGAAACTACGGAAGAGCAGGCACGGGCGCAAATGGAAACTAACTTCTTTGGTTTGCTGTGGGTTACACAAGCCGTGCTTCCGGTTATGAGAGCGCAAAAATCAGGTCATATTATCCAGGTTTCCAGCTTTTTGGGACTAACAACATTGCCTATGCTGGGCTTGTATAATGCATCCAAATTCGCAGTGGAAGGCCTAAGCGAAACCATTGCCAGCGAAGTCGCCCATCTCGGAATTAAATTCACACTCATTGAACCCAACGGATACGCAACAGAATGGGCTGGAAATTCCGCAGTTCAGACCACATCGGACATTGCGGATTATGCGCCCGTACGCGCTGCATTTGCCGAATCGGGCGAGAATCCCGACGGCTGGGGCAAGCCAGAAGCGACCGTGGACGCTATTCTGAAAGTGATAGACAGTGAAAATCCCCCGCTGAGATTATTGCTGGGAAAAGTGGCCTATCATGGTATGAACCAGGTTTATACAGAACGCCTAAAAGACATTCAGGCATGGAAGGACGTCAGCATTGCGGCGCACGGACATTGA